One Pararhizobium sp. IMCC3301 DNA segment encodes these proteins:
- a CDS encoding phage terminase large subunit family protein — MALSDWVERNVYLPSSIAAHPGRMRLWPHQVAIADSIGDPNVERVSVLKSVRIGYTQLLTAAIGHYAVNDPSPLLVVVPAEQDARDLMVGNIEPTFAESPVLRAALAADDGGRDTLFQRRFRGGSLKLVSARAPRNLRGHTARVLLLDEVDGFEISAGGEGDPVTLAERRTLSYGDRKIVMGSTPVDEATSRIVRAYERSDQRVFECACPECGALTELTWAMIEWLPDEPETAAFRCPHCEELIDERHKPGMVQDGAWRATRPDVLGHHGYRMNALISLLPNASWGKLATEFLEAKKSPETLKAFTTTLLAEPWRDLGEEIDDASLMARREQFNLSNIPPEVLVLSVGIDAQDDRLEISTVGWTRDGDALVLAHEIVWGNVLDDETWQEADDLLRRDFKHPLGGTLRIDSAIVDSGSGGHTDMVYAFCRPRIARRIMAGKGVAGFQRPAIQLSKTRAARLILVGVDTIKSQVMNRLQTGRTIRFSHDLDATYFEQLTGERRIVKYRRGAPVRAFERIPGRRVETLDCLVYAWAARQLVGLDLERRETDLSRANGPEKRPAIIRSSWMER, encoded by the coding sequence ATGGCTCTTTCCGATTGGGTGGAGCGGAATGTTTATCTGCCGTCGTCCATTGCAGCACATCCTGGGCGGATGCGCCTCTGGCCACACCAAGTTGCAATCGCCGACTCCATCGGTGATCCGAACGTCGAACGGGTCAGCGTCCTAAAGAGCGTGAGAATTGGATATACCCAGCTTCTGACAGCGGCTATTGGGCACTATGCCGTGAACGATCCAAGCCCGCTTCTGGTGGTGGTCCCTGCGGAGCAAGACGCCCGTGACCTCATGGTGGGCAACATCGAACCGACCTTTGCGGAGTCGCCTGTTCTGCGGGCCGCTCTGGCAGCGGATGACGGCGGGCGGGACACGCTATTCCAGCGCCGCTTCCGCGGCGGATCGCTCAAGCTGGTCAGCGCCCGCGCCCCGCGCAATCTGAGGGGCCACACGGCGCGTGTGTTGCTACTGGATGAGGTTGACGGGTTCGAGATCAGCGCGGGCGGTGAAGGCGACCCCGTGACGCTGGCAGAGCGACGGACCCTTTCTTATGGCGACCGTAAGATCGTTATGGGGTCAACGCCAGTGGATGAGGCTACCAGCCGAATCGTGCGGGCATATGAACGATCCGATCAGCGCGTGTTCGAGTGCGCCTGCCCAGAATGTGGGGCTTTGACGGAACTCACCTGGGCCATGATTGAATGGCTACCGGATGAACCCGAAACCGCCGCGTTCCGCTGCCCACACTGCGAAGAATTGATTGATGAGCGCCACAAGCCCGGAATGGTCCAGGACGGCGCATGGCGGGCCACCAGGCCAGACGTGCTGGGGCATCACGGCTACCGCATGAACGCTCTTATCAGTCTCTTGCCTAACGCCTCATGGGGCAAGCTGGCGACGGAGTTCCTGGAGGCGAAGAAAAGCCCGGAAACCCTAAAGGCGTTCACGACGACGCTGCTGGCGGAACCGTGGCGCGACCTTGGCGAAGAAATTGATGACGCCAGCCTCATGGCGCGGCGCGAACAGTTCAATCTGTCCAACATCCCGCCGGAAGTGCTGGTGCTGTCTGTTGGCATCGACGCCCAGGACGACCGATTGGAAATCTCGACCGTGGGCTGGACGCGGGACGGGGACGCGCTTGTCCTGGCCCATGAGATCGTCTGGGGTAACGTCCTGGATGATGAAACCTGGCAAGAGGCGGACGATCTCTTGCGCCGTGACTTCAAACACCCTCTGGGCGGCACCCTTCGGATTGATTCAGCAATCGTGGACTCCGGCTCTGGGGGTCACACGGATATGGTCTATGCGTTTTGCCGACCACGTATTGCGCGGCGGATCATGGCCGGGAAGGGCGTGGCCGGATTTCAGCGCCCAGCGATCCAGCTATCGAAGACCCGCGCGGCGCGGTTGATCCTGGTCGGGGTTGACACGATCAAATCCCAAGTGATGAACAGGCTCCAGACAGGTCGCACAATCCGATTCAGTCATGATCTGGATGCCACCTATTTTGAGCAACTGACCGGCGAACGCCGGATCGTGAAGTATCGGCGGGGCGCACCTGTACGGGCATTTGAGCGGATACCTGGAAGGCGAGTAGAAACACTGGATTGCTTGGTTTATGCTTGGGCAGCACGTCAGCTTGTGGGGTTGGACTTGGAGCGCCGTGAAACCGATCTTTCACGGGCCAACGGACCTGAGAAACGCCCAGCGATTATTCGGTCAAGTTGGATGGAACGGTGA
- a CDS encoding HEPN domain-containing protein encodes MSEKSKRFEDELDTLIADGNMLYMAIQHECVGEAFEDATSKMFKGNEEKIKKYLEELPDFKTDYQAWYSEARAVVKQIFPDRLNDFISYYELPRVRKDITFQNYMIRDYLQGLHITRGWENEVVVEGRAAIPEFVQQLNIVKAAKKKLNSSLLDLTAILQADLFDSEVDSARALAKAGFLRASGAICGVVIEKHLKQVCVTHNITVRKKNPGISDLNQLLKDADVVSTSQWRFVQHLADIRNICDHAKGKEPTKDEIEDLVSGTEKILKSVF; translated from the coding sequence ATGTCTGAGAAGTCTAAGCGGTTTGAAGATGAACTAGATACACTGATAGCTGACGGAAATATGCTCTATATGGCTATTCAACACGAATGCGTTGGAGAAGCTTTTGAAGATGCGACCTCCAAGATGTTCAAAGGGAATGAAGAAAAAATCAAAAAATACCTAGAGGAATTGCCAGATTTCAAAACCGACTATCAGGCTTGGTATTCAGAAGCACGGGCGGTAGTTAAACAAATTTTCCCAGATCGACTGAATGACTTTATATCTTATTACGAATTACCTCGTGTCAGAAAAGACATTACCTTCCAAAACTACATGATCCGCGACTACCTCCAAGGCTTGCACATTACGCGAGGCTGGGAAAATGAAGTGGTTGTAGAAGGGCGCGCGGCAATCCCAGAATTTGTTCAACAACTTAACATTGTGAAAGCTGCAAAAAAGAAACTGAACAGCTCTTTGCTTGACTTAACGGCCATTCTTCAAGCTGACCTTTTCGACTCCGAGGTCGATAGCGCTCGCGCTTTGGCAAAAGCCGGATTCCTGCGGGCTTCTGGAGCCATTTGCGGCGTTGTTATCGAAAAACATCTCAAGCAGGTTTGCGTGACCCACAACATAACTGTTCGAAAGAAAAACCCTGGTATTTCCGACCTAAATCAACTTCTTAAAGACGCAGATGTCGTCTCCACTTCGCAATGGCGCTTTGTTCAACACCTAGCTGATATTCGAAATATCTGCGACCACGCTAAGGGGAAGGAACCCACGAAAGACGAAATTGAGGATTTAGTTTCTGGAACAGAAAAAATATTGAAGTCGGTATTCTAA
- a CDS encoding phage portal protein yields MSIWSRFTKPFRHTAEPVQRRSFEAASGRRFGGVASYGPHGPETTSAGPVVRGRARHAFANNGYIRNAVSGTVAETVGAGIEANSAHPDPTIRRAIDTTFLEAATAIDADGRTDLRGLTAAAVQAEFVDGEAFFALEYREGRLALRQIPAEWIDESHTTELTGGGYIVAGIEFNPLGERMAYHVRPSRPTDLYPTAGERIRIAAEDMLHVFRSLGPGQVRGVSQLAPVLLALNEADQLQDARLVGSKVAAMFAGFITDMNATGGLQFDGDQTGNILESGLEPGTLKVLPAGVDIKFSAPDQARDSNAFAEEIRGLIAAGLGCPRHILDGDLTGANYSSLRAGLLPWRAKIEQYVYQTLIPQFLDPIFKRIVTDAYLSGRLDAPDLMDAIKAEWLPPRPMQVDPQKDAKALRELLSLGLTSRRQAVASLGWNIDDLDAEIAADRERETVLGLSFSDPKKDQSDAA; encoded by the coding sequence ATGTCCATCTGGTCCCGATTCACGAAACCGTTTCGGCACACCGCCGAACCTGTCCAGCGCCGCAGCTTTGAAGCGGCTTCCGGGCGGCGCTTTGGTGGTGTTGCAAGCTACGGCCCCCACGGCCCCGAAACGACTTCAGCGGGACCAGTGGTGCGGGGCAGGGCACGCCATGCCTTCGCCAACAATGGCTATATCCGCAACGCCGTTTCCGGGACTGTTGCGGAGACTGTCGGCGCTGGCATCGAAGCCAATTCCGCACATCCCGACCCGACGATCAGACGCGCAATCGACACCACCTTCCTTGAGGCTGCGACTGCTATCGACGCCGATGGCCGCACCGATCTGCGCGGTCTGACGGCGGCTGCGGTGCAAGCTGAGTTTGTGGACGGGGAAGCCTTTTTTGCCTTGGAATATCGCGAAGGCCGTTTGGCTTTGCGCCAGATTCCTGCCGAATGGATCGATGAATCCCACACTACCGAACTGACCGGCGGCGGCTACATTGTCGCTGGCATCGAGTTCAACCCTCTGGGCGAGCGTATGGCATATCATGTGCGGCCTTCACGCCCTACAGACCTCTATCCGACAGCTGGCGAACGTATACGCATTGCTGCGGAGGATATGCTGCATGTGTTCCGGTCTCTTGGACCTGGCCAAGTCAGGGGCGTTTCCCAATTAGCGCCTGTCTTGCTGGCCTTGAACGAAGCCGATCAGCTACAGGATGCGCGGCTGGTCGGCAGCAAGGTCGCTGCTATGTTTGCTGGTTTTATTACAGATATGAACGCGACCGGCGGCTTGCAGTTTGATGGCGACCAGACCGGAAACATCCTTGAAAGTGGTCTCGAACCGGGCACCCTAAAAGTGTTACCGGCGGGTGTGGATATCAAATTCAGTGCGCCAGATCAGGCGCGGGACTCCAATGCTTTCGCCGAAGAAATCCGGGGCCTGATCGCTGCGGGTCTGGGCTGCCCACGCCATATCCTGGACGGGGATTTGACAGGGGCGAATTATTCGAGCCTGCGGGCGGGTCTTCTGCCTTGGCGGGCCAAGATTGAGCAATACGTCTACCAAACCCTGATCCCGCAATTTCTCGACCCGATCTTCAAGCGCATTGTCACAGACGCCTACCTGTCAGGGCGGCTGGATGCGCCTGATTTGATGGACGCGATCAAGGCTGAATGGCTACCCCCACGCCCGATGCAGGTTGACCCGCAAAAAGACGCCAAGGCGCTGCGGGAACTTCTGTCTTTGGGTCTCACAAGCCGCCGCCAGGCCGTGGCATCCCTTGGCTGGAATATCGACGATCTGGATGCGGAAATCGCTGCCGACCGCGAGCGCGAAACCGTTTTGGGATTGAGTTTCAGCGACCCCAAAAAGGACCAGTCCGATGCCGCATGA
- a CDS encoding amidase encodes MTAFNNLSATVIAWMIREREILPSAVMAAHLERIAEREADIGAFVHLDADRAMQRARDADSQPAKGPLHGVPFVIKDIIDTDDMPTGWGSDIYTDRRPTSNAACVKSFLDAGAIPIGKTVTTEFAYFRPGKTANPHNLSHTPGGSSSGSAAAVADGMAPLGFGSQTAASLIRPAAYCGICAFKPTTGEFDLSGVMALSPSLDTLGVLARDPRDLVLARSVLTASALPKPPDFSDNLPRISLMRGPHWQDGTIEMRDVCHRAMRALSESGAETGEMHHPDLFAELTEAHKTVMSYETARSRADLYDAHRSAISDQFKQLVEDGRTVTDARYHAALALRERANAMLDVMFLDCDAVLVPSAPGEAPEGLGATGDPLFSRMWSLLQLPCVALPLGVGPGGMPLGIQLIGRKGGDSKLLAVAEWVHAVFQNHLARTAIRKR; translated from the coding sequence ATGACTGCGTTCAACAATTTGAGCGCAACCGTGATTGCCTGGATGATCCGTGAACGCGAGATTCTGCCCAGCGCCGTAATGGCCGCTCATCTGGAGCGGATCGCCGAGCGGGAAGCCGACATCGGCGCTTTTGTCCATCTTGACGCAGACCGTGCGATGCAGCGGGCTCGGGATGCGGATAGCCAGCCAGCGAAAGGGCCGCTGCACGGCGTGCCCTTTGTCATCAAGGACATTATCGACACCGATGACATGCCCACCGGCTGGGGCAGCGATATATATACCGACCGCCGGCCAACCTCGAATGCCGCTTGTGTAAAAAGCTTTCTCGACGCGGGCGCGATCCCGATCGGCAAGACTGTCACTACGGAATTCGCTTATTTCCGGCCGGGCAAAACGGCCAATCCGCATAACCTGTCGCATACGCCCGGCGGGTCTTCATCCGGCTCTGCAGCAGCAGTCGCGGATGGCATGGCCCCGCTTGGCTTCGGTTCGCAGACCGCCGCTTCGTTGATCCGGCCCGCCGCCTATTGCGGTATCTGCGCCTTCAAACCAACGACAGGGGAATTTGATCTGTCCGGTGTCATGGCCCTTTCTCCGAGCCTTGACACACTTGGCGTGCTGGCGCGGGATCCGCGCGATCTTGTGCTGGCACGTTCTGTGCTGACCGCAAGCGCTCTGCCCAAACCGCCGGACTTTTCCGACAATTTGCCGCGTATCAGCCTGATGCGCGGACCCCACTGGCAGGATGGAACCATCGAAATGCGCGACGTCTGCCACCGCGCCATGCGTGCCTTGTCAGAGTCGGGTGCCGAAACTGGCGAAATGCACCACCCGGACCTCTTTGCCGAACTGACCGAGGCACATAAGACCGTGATGAGCTATGAGACCGCACGCAGCAGGGCCGATCTGTATGACGCCCACCGCAGCGCCATCAGCGATCAGTTTAAACAGCTTGTCGAAGACGGTAGAACAGTCACCGACGCCCGCTATCATGCGGCGCTTGCGCTGCGTGAGCGGGCGAATGCAATGCTCGACGTGATGTTTCTCGATTGTGATGCCGTTCTCGTGCCGTCCGCACCGGGCGAGGCACCTGAAGGCCTGGGTGCAACCGGCGACCCGCTGTTCAGCCGCATGTGGAGCCTGCTGCAACTGCCATGCGTCGCGCTGCCGCTGGGTGTCGGACCAGGAGGAATGCCGCTCGGAATACAGTTGATTGGCCGCAAAGGGGGTGACAGCAAATTGCTCGCGGTCGCCGAATGGGTTCACGCAGTGTTCCAGAACCACCTGGCCAGAACGGCAATTCGAAAACGATGA
- a CDS encoding 2Fe-2S iron-sulfur cluster-binding protein, whose amino-acid sequence MVKITYIEYGGKAHTVDVPDGKTVMEGARDNGIPGIEADCGGACACSTCHVYVDPDWTEKLPAKESMEDDMLDFAHQPDTARSRLTCQIKVNQALEGLIVHMPEKQN is encoded by the coding sequence ATGGTAAAAATTACTTACATCGAATATGGCGGCAAGGCGCACACCGTTGACGTGCCGGATGGGAAAACCGTGATGGAAGGCGCTCGTGACAACGGCATCCCGGGCATTGAGGCTGATTGCGGAGGTGCCTGCGCCTGTTCAACCTGCCATGTCTATGTTGATCCCGACTGGACCGAAAAACTGCCTGCAAAAGAATCGATGGAAGACGACATGCTCGATTTTGCCCATCAGCCGGACACGGCCCGCTCGCGTCTGACCTGCCAGATCAAGGTCAATCAGGCGCTGGAGGGACTGATCGTGCACATGCCCGAAAAGCAGAACTGA
- a CDS encoding DUF1116 domain-containing protein: protein MILHPADRLAFDRAMVTQPVWNRFNTAAEALDLPQNVLLHAGPAFSAPDLITAPILNSSCVAAVYEGIAKDFDQAEAMIMAGEIELKSAQDHDVVTPLAAVVSASMPLHTVYDAWRGLQRVYAPINAGSRPAMRLGLRSEAVLQHIRWLNTRFLDVLQNGMAEGIALVPLAVCGLLGGDDCHGRTQVATSALIAELKDRTKGAISDENALEFMANSPSLFLNLWMAATKCMMKLAEGIEGSSFVTAAGGNGRDAGIQISGLPGRWFTVPAEPPKGKFEIDLPKGRALGAIGDSAVVEAFGLGAMAIDLSPAQQTALGNYLPGDSEARTTGLSVGTHPYFRSLQLRLGSTARGAVAAGAGPVVGLGILDRLGIAGRLGGGIYDMPVTPFAQAMKALEG, encoded by the coding sequence ATGATACTTCATCCCGCCGACCGGCTCGCCTTTGATCGCGCGATGGTAACCCAACCGGTCTGGAACCGGTTCAACACTGCCGCCGAGGCGCTGGACTTGCCGCAGAACGTCCTGCTGCATGCCGGACCGGCCTTTTCCGCGCCGGATCTGATCACCGCTCCCATTCTCAATTCATCCTGTGTCGCCGCTGTCTATGAGGGCATCGCAAAAGATTTTGATCAGGCCGAAGCCATGATCATGGCTGGCGAGATCGAGCTGAAATCCGCTCAGGATCATGATGTTGTCACGCCGCTGGCCGCTGTCGTCAGCGCCTCGATGCCGCTGCATACGGTCTATGATGCCTGGCGCGGACTGCAGCGGGTTTATGCTCCCATCAACGCCGGATCGCGGCCTGCAATGCGGCTTGGGCTGCGTTCGGAGGCGGTGCTCCAACATATCCGCTGGCTCAACACACGCTTTCTCGATGTGTTGCAAAACGGCATGGCTGAAGGCATCGCGCTGGTTCCTCTTGCGGTGTGCGGTCTGCTGGGCGGCGATGATTGCCATGGCCGCACCCAGGTTGCCACCAGTGCACTGATCGCCGAACTGAAGGATCGTACAAAGGGCGCAATTTCTGACGAGAACGCGCTGGAATTCATGGCCAACTCTCCATCGCTGTTCCTCAATCTGTGGATGGCGGCAACGAAGTGCATGATGAAACTGGCGGAAGGCATCGAAGGGTCAAGCTTTGTCACCGCTGCCGGTGGCAACGGGCGAGATGCGGGAATTCAGATATCCGGGCTGCCGGGCCGCTGGTTTACCGTTCCTGCAGAGCCGCCGAAGGGAAAATTCGAGATCGATCTGCCGAAAGGACGCGCGCTGGGTGCAATCGGCGACAGTGCCGTGGTCGAAGCCTTCGGCCTTGGCGCCATGGCCATTGATCTCAGCCCGGCACAACAGACCGCGCTTGGTAACTATCTGCCCGGCGACAGCGAGGCGCGCACAACCGGTCTGTCGGTTGGCACTCACCCCTATTTCCGATCACTTCAGCTGCGCCTGGGAAGCACCGCGCGAGGCGCTGTGGCGGCCGGCGCCGGTCCGGTTGTCGGACTTGGCATTCTCGACCGGCTGGGAATCGCCGGACGGCTTGGCGGCGGGATCTATGACATGCCGGTGACGCCGTTTGCACAGGCCATGAAGGCGCTAGAAGGATGA
- a CDS encoding phage/plasmid primase, P4 family has protein sequence MHQTSKTYHKTSVSDKPSLPLSDLADALIWVAWRETNEGRKLPVNPATGRAAKSDDPDSWGTRKAAYKRTQNSRWKREKTGQVGVGVMFGPLAQEEGWRLCGVDLDGCRDPDTCDLEPWAEVVVDRFASFTETSPSGTGVHILFLASESDFAKLRDSGLVTDKGGAEFSLGDHTEIALFMGGRYFTVTEDLIREESAIRAVPLKTLRWLVRDHGPAFKRGAGKAATAGSGDDSGSGLGFKFLCDRFREGFDEDEARAAIGEDAGDAGAWWQRAGDRQQDRTVQNARKRITGEGAEIIDLFDDLDDPDVEAAYILGVEPDTDSDFELDEDGVIRAFTAAHKDELRFDHAAGSWFRFDGNSWRREETKLAHHYARKLATDMADDDPKAKALRKVSVWEAIERGARTVREFVATAADWNRDPWLLGTPRGTVDLRTGSLSPGRPDDHISRLTAVAPIPLERFDAERDCPRWLAFLDEALDGDAEAIRFLRMWGGYSLSGETKEHALVFVYGPGGSGKSTAINTVADILGEYAINVATSTLTAARHDAHPEEIARLDGARLAWASETEKGRAWAENRIKSLTGGDKITARFMRQNSFEFTPQMKLVIVGNNAPTLTSVDEAVKRRFIILPFDHPPKSKDTNLPAKLREEWPGILSWMIEGCLDWQAHGLVRPAVAERATEAYFAEQDIFAQWIEDCCTTGKHEADTTGNLWDSWSAYAYENGEAPGTRKRSFPETLSQRGFEAIKNTNSIRGRGYRGIRVAVGQVGDFDVL, from the coding sequence ATGCACCAGACCTCAAAAACCTACCACAAAACAAGCGTCTCTGACAAGCCTTCGCTTCCTTTGAGCGATCTAGCCGACGCCCTGATCTGGGTCGCGTGGCGCGAAACCAATGAGGGCCGAAAGCTGCCCGTTAATCCTGCGACAGGACGCGCGGCTAAATCGGATGATCCCGATTCTTGGGGAACCCGAAAGGCTGCCTATAAGCGCACACAGAACAGCCGTTGGAAGCGCGAGAAAACAGGCCAGGTGGGTGTCGGTGTCATGTTCGGCCCGCTCGCCCAGGAGGAAGGTTGGCGGCTTTGCGGCGTCGATCTGGATGGCTGCCGTGATCCTGACACTTGCGACCTGGAGCCGTGGGCCGAAGTCGTGGTGGACCGCTTTGCCAGCTTCACCGAAACTTCTCCCAGCGGGACAGGTGTCCACATTCTGTTCCTTGCCAGCGAGTCCGACTTTGCGAAGCTGCGGGACAGCGGCCTGGTCACGGATAAGGGCGGCGCGGAGTTCTCCCTGGGCGATCACACCGAAATCGCGCTGTTCATGGGTGGCCGCTATTTCACCGTTACCGAAGATTTAATCAGGGAGGAATCGGCGATCCGTGCTGTTCCGCTCAAGACCTTGCGCTGGCTTGTCCGGGACCACGGCCCCGCGTTCAAGCGGGGCGCGGGCAAAGCTGCCACTGCGGGTAGTGGCGATGATTCCGGGTCCGGCCTTGGCTTCAAGTTCCTGTGTGACCGATTCCGCGAAGGCTTTGACGAAGACGAAGCCCGCGCCGCCATTGGCGAAGATGCTGGGGACGCGGGAGCCTGGTGGCAGCGCGCAGGGGACAGGCAACAGGACAGGACCGTCCAGAACGCGCGCAAGCGGATCACCGGGGAAGGCGCGGAGATTATCGACTTGTTTGACGATCTGGACGACCCGGATGTGGAAGCCGCCTATATCCTTGGAGTCGAACCAGACACGGACTCGGATTTTGAACTAGACGAAGACGGTGTGATCCGGGCGTTCACGGCAGCCCACAAGGACGAACTGCGGTTCGATCATGCGGCGGGGTCTTGGTTCCGGTTCGACGGCAATTCCTGGCGGCGTGAGGAGACGAAGCTGGCCCACCACTACGCCCGCAAGCTGGCAACGGACATGGCCGACGACGATCCAAAGGCCAAGGCGCTGCGCAAGGTCAGCGTATGGGAAGCGATTGAACGGGGCGCGCGCACGGTGCGCGAGTTCGTGGCAACAGCGGCGGACTGGAACCGCGACCCGTGGCTATTGGGGACGCCCAGGGGGACGGTTGATCTGCGGACGGGCAGCCTGTCACCCGGACGCCCAGACGATCACATATCGCGCCTGACTGCCGTCGCACCGATCCCGCTGGAAAGGTTCGACGCGGAGCGTGATTGCCCGCGTTGGCTGGCCTTCCTGGACGAAGCCCTGGACGGCGACGCCGAAGCGATCCGTTTCCTTCGCATGTGGGGTGGCTATTCTTTGTCAGGCGAGACCAAGGAACACGCGCTGGTGTTCGTCTACGGCCCAGGCGGTTCCGGCAAATCGACGGCGATCAACACCGTTGCCGACATCCTGGGCGAATATGCGATCAACGTGGCGACCTCGACTTTGACGGCAGCAAGGCACGATGCACACCCGGAAGAAATTGCCCGTCTTGATGGCGCGCGGTTGGCCTGGGCCTCGGAGACTGAGAAGGGGCGGGCCTGGGCAGAAAACCGGATCAAGTCGCTGACGGGCGGGGACAAGATTACGGCGCGATTCATGCGCCAGAACTCTTTCGAATTTACGCCACAAATGAAGCTGGTGATCGTGGGTAACAATGCCCCGACGCTGACCAGCGTAGACGAAGCCGTGAAGCGGCGGTTCATCATTCTGCCGTTCGACCATCCCCCCAAATCAAAGGACACGAATCTGCCTGCCAAACTTCGCGAGGAGTGGCCAGGAATCCTGTCATGGATGATCGAAGGGTGTCTGGACTGGCAGGCTCATGGGCTGGTTCGTCCGGCGGTCGCGGAGCGCGCAACAGAAGCCTACTTCGCAGAACAGGACATTTTCGCCCAGTGGATTGAGGATTGCTGCACCACAGGGAAGCATGAAGCGGACACGACAGGGAATCTCTGGGATTCCTGGAGCGCCTACGCCTATGAGAATGGCGAAGCCCCCGGAACACGGAAGCGCAGTTTTCCAGAGACACTTTCGCAGCGCGGATTTGAGGCGATCAAGAACACTAACAGCATTCGGGGTCGAGGCTATCGCGGAATCCGTGTGGCCGTGGGACAAGTGGGTGATTTCGATGTTCTGTAA
- a CDS encoding NAD(P)/FAD-dependent oxidoreductase, whose translation MNGIVIVGAGQTGASLAAKLRTLGYNDNITMIGEEPVPPYQRPPLSKGYLLGEMALERIYLRGPSFWEDQKVNLRLGAAATAIDRTAKSVRVGGQSIPYGQLALATGSRPRRLPAAIGGDLTGIYTVRTLADVDAMAPDFVKGRRLLVIGGGYIGLEAAAVGAKLGLQVTLIEMAPRILQRVAAPETSDYFRKLHTEHGVTILENTGVDRLTGKGRVAGAVLSDGSEIAVDFVIVGVGITPLTLLAEEAGLDIDNGIRTDEFGRTSDPDIWAAGDCASFPYKGGRVRLESVGNAIGQAEVVAENMLGAGKSYEAKPWFWSDQYDVKLQIAGLNTGYDQIVTRGGGDAVSFWYYAAEKLLAVDAMNDARAYMIGKRLIEMGRSPDPAMIADPAADLRILLKT comes from the coding sequence ATGAATGGTATTGTCATCGTTGGTGCTGGTCAGACGGGAGCGTCACTCGCGGCGAAGCTGAGAACGCTTGGCTATAACGACAATATCACCATGATTGGCGAGGAGCCGGTGCCGCCCTACCAGCGTCCGCCGCTCTCGAAAGGCTATCTTCTCGGCGAAATGGCGCTTGAACGGATCTATCTGCGGGGCCCCTCGTTCTGGGAGGATCAGAAGGTTAACTTGCGTCTCGGCGCGGCAGCCACTGCAATCGACCGCACCGCGAAATCCGTTCGTGTCGGCGGCCAGAGCATTCCCTACGGCCAGCTCGCGCTGGCCACCGGCTCGCGCCCGCGCCGCCTGCCGGCAGCGATCGGCGGCGATCTGACCGGTATCTATACCGTGCGTACGCTTGCCGATGTTGACGCCATGGCGCCGGACTTCGTGAAAGGCCGCCGGCTCCTCGTCATTGGCGGCGGCTATATTGGGCTGGAAGCGGCGGCAGTGGGCGCGAAGCTGGGGCTTCAGGTCACCCTGATCGAAATGGCGCCGCGCATCCTGCAGCGGGTGGCCGCGCCCGAGACTTCGGATTATTTCCGCAAGCTCCATACCGAGCATGGTGTGACGATCCTTGAAAATACCGGTGTCGACCGGCTGACCGGCAAGGGCCGGGTCGCGGGCGCGGTACTCTCGGACGGCAGCGAGATTGCGGTCGATTTCGTCATTGTCGGCGTCGGCATCACACCGCTGACGCTGCTCGCCGAGGAGGCCGGGCTGGACATCGACAACGGTATCCGCACCGACGAATTCGGCCGTACTTCGGACCCGGATATCTGGGCTGCCGGCGACTGCGCTTCGTTTCCCTACAAGGGCGGGCGGGTCCGGCTGGAAAGCGTCGGCAACGCCATAGGGCAGGCAGAAGTGGTGGCTGAAAACATGCTTGGCGCTGGCAAGTCATACGAGGCAAAGCCATGGTTCTGGTCCGACCAGTACGACGTCAAACTGCAGATCGCCGGGCTCAACACCGGCTACGACCAAATCGTCACAAGGGGCGGGGGCGATGCGGTCAGCTTCTGGTATTACGCCGCCGAGAAGCTTCTGGCCGTCGACGCCATGAACGACGCCCGCGCCTACATGATCGGCAAACGGCTGATCGAGATGGGCAGGTCCCCGGACCCGGCAATGATCGCCGATCCGGCAGCTGACCTGCGCATATTGTTGAAAACATGA